The proteins below are encoded in one region of Apodemus sylvaticus chromosome 13, mApoSyl1.1, whole genome shotgun sequence:
- the Siglec15 gene encoding sialic acid-binding Ig-like lectin 15, translating to MEGSLQLLACLACVLQMGSFVKTRREASGNMLSTEAHNAPAQRWSMQVPAEVNAEAGDAAVLPCTFTHPHRHYDGPLTAIWRSGEPYAGPQVFRCTAAPGSELCQTALSLHGRFRLLGNPRRNDLSLRVERLALADSGRYFCRVEFTGDAHDRYESRHGVRLRVTAAPRIVNISVLPDPAHAFRALCTAEGEPPPALAWSGPALGNSSAAVQGQGHGHQVTAELPALIRDGRYTCTAANSLGRAEASVYLFRFHATTGASTLVLLLGALGLKALLLLGVLGARATRRRLDHLVAQDATPRSQAQESNYENLSQVTPPGHQLPRACCEELLSHHHTVLHHEKIKDSTRLDLNSS from the exons ATGGAGGGATCCCTCCAACTCCTGGCCTGCTTGGCATGTGTGCTCCAGATGG GATCATTTGTGAAAACTAGAAGAGAGGCTTCTGGGAATATGCTCAGTACAGAGGCGCACA ATGCTCCGGCGCAGCGCTGGTCCATGCAGGTGCCCGCGGAGGTGAACGCGGAGGCTGGCGACGCGGCGGTGCTGCCCTGCACCTTCACGCACCCGCACCGCCACTACGACGGGCCGCTGACGGCCATCTGGCGCTCGGGCGAGCCGTACGCGGGCCCGCAGGTGTTCCGCTGCACCGCGGCTCCGGGCAGCGAGCTGTGCCAGACGGCGCTGAGCCTGCACGGCCGCTTCCGCCTGCTGGGCAACCCGCGCCGCAACGACCTGTCCCTACGGGTCGAGCGCCTCGCCCTGGCGGACAGTGGCCGCTACTTCTGCCGCGTGGAGTTCACCGGCGACGCCCACGATCGCTATGAGAGCCGCCACGGGGTCCGGCTGCGCGTGACTG CTGCGCCGCGGATCGTCAACATCTCAGTGCTGCCCGACCCCGCGCACGCCTTCCGCGCGCTCTGCACCGCGGAGGGGGAGCCCCCGCCTGCCCTAGCCTGGTCCGGTCCCGCCCTGGGCAACAGCTCCGCTGCGGTGCAGGGCCAGGGTCACGGCCACCAGGTGACCGCCGAGTTGCCCGCGCTGATCCGCGATGGCCGCTACACGTGCACGGCAGCCAATAGCCTGGGCCGCGCAGAGGCCAGCGTCTACCTGTTCCGTTTTCATGCCACCACGGGAGCCTCGACCCTGGTGCTCCTGTTGGGGGCGCTGGGCCTCAAGGCCTTGCTGCTGCTTGGCGTTCTGGGTGCACGTGCCACCCGCCGCCGACTAG ATCACCTGGTCGCCCAGGACGCCACTCCACG GTCTCAGGCTCAGGAGTCCAATTATGAAAATTTGAGCCAGGTGACTCCCCCAGGCCACCAGCTGCCACGTGCTTGCTGTGAGGAGCTCCTCAGCCACCACCATACAGTCCTTCACCATGAAAAGATAAAGGACAGTACCAGGCTAGACCTGAACAGCTCATAA